A genome region from Bemisia tabaci chromosome 3, PGI_BMITA_v3 includes the following:
- the ZC3H3 gene encoding uncharacterized protein ZC3H3 codes for MIGRENMTGQPSINNDLPCNPSRPKIVLVNPNFQKRLLPDKKTIHVNPLFNRLKLGSIASGKFCDSNVTASSSVSRDTSPILSNEPSAMTNSQSSLKTRYKFIANQPKPTSEDDDLKNWFLSQKPNKTIAQENPHQLQFLQSNQMKQCGNSCTSIQNPSNISRSQKTFVNPKFINRNEEVKPNVKKKASFYYVNTAVLKQKVAKDQMAGTTNNHLSLSSVSLELTANCKSSALSSGVAEKQITSNPVIGSEFLKDSTVQTKAAVGSHSVKNSFQTPERPSTSSTLLSKSAQKKELNLQKLRRITKLSNLMRSMQYGDKNSGRTALSQVSSTNSARSVINRCKYSFKPSSVKQVDRYKKTNCEGKNSFINFNRPLQSQCSSPKKLPNNLAGRSDSQKYHLTLKNILTTSQSAPKNIFQSTDKSIVYLNSSTSSSQPHLNLEEFGSKSSLEPRKKTSIINVTSTSSVKDDKNSTSPRLLYVSRRKLIRKQPTPRISQQVNKLLIFNSKFSLRNVNPTQSKCSSPSTYKIHFKPSRTSSDVINKRMIQRQMINRYKLSNVQHSQVKTPKSHSSAQSLDKPSHSKYKKINSPRVRRHSVMKNGSFSFVSIGKTKLIRKSTLDQKRSHRTNISCRAEATSNNLKSSRKSTSKYSKINHHKFSWKACEYGKSVKNVSNNLVAIGKTKLIRQSLLHHQRQANKCSKTLTNIAAASVIQKKLRKLRKSQPENGRSKKIQRAVHLSKLKLKNVSSTAGNNSLTRRRIALRRKNNTPCENYHKYGRCKMFLAGKCLKLHDKKYVAICQAFIQGACKNDKCLLSHDTIPQKMPTCLHFLQGACSRNNCLYPHVKLSSKAPICRDFVRGFCPLGLECDKLHVLLCPELEKDGVCSNKANCKFAHRKKVHKKKINLDKLPEEDNSTTAATAQLPKIEDSPSTESEMNDEPSRRYFSTSSEKELKSFIPQRPKLGTLPSFIPLSSCDS; via the exons ATGATAGGAAGGGAAAATATGACAGGACAACCATCAATCAATAATGACCTTCCTTGCAATCCCAGTCGTCCAAAAATTGTGCTTGTcaacccaaattttcaaaaaaggctACTTCCAGACAAGAAAACCATACACGTAAATCCACTTTTCAATCGTTTAAAGTTGGGTAGCATCGcaagtggaaaattttgtgaCAGTAATGTTACAGCCTCTTCCAGTGTCTCCAGAGACACATCTCCAATTCTCTCAAATGAGCCCTCTGCGATGACTAACTCTCAGTCTTCTCTCAAGACCAGGTATAAGTTTATTGCTAATCAACCAAAACCAACATCGGAAGATGATGATctcaaaaattggtttttatcCCAAAAACCCAATAAAACAATTGCTCAGGAGAATCCTCATCAGCTTCAATTTTTGCAGAGTAATCAGATGAAACAATGTGGTAATAGCTGCACATCTATACAAAATCCCTCCAATATTTCCCGCTCTCAAAAAACTTTTGTCAATCCGAAATTCATTAACCGTAATGAAGAAGTAAAACCTAACGTAAAGAAAAAAGCCTCGTTTTACTATGTGAATACTGCTGTATTGAAGCAGAAAGTGGCTAAAGATCAAATGGCAGGCACTACTAATAACCATTTAAGCCTTTCCTCGGTAAGTTTGGAGTTAACTGCAAACTGCAAATCATCTGCACTAAGCTCTGGAGTGGCAGAAAAACAAATTACCTCTAATCCTGTAATTGGTTCTGAGTTTTTGAAGGATTCTACAGTACAAACGAAAGCTGCTGTCGGCAGTCATTCCGTCAAAAACTCCTTTCAAACTCCTGAACGTCCTTCAACATCCTCTACATTATTATCAAAATCTGCTCAAAAAAAGGAGTTGAACTTACAAAAATTAAGAAGGATTACAAAGCTCTCAAACCTAATGCGCTCAATGCAGTATGGAGACAAAAATTCTGGAAGAACTGCTCTCTCTCAAGTCAGCAGCACCAATTCAGCAAGAAGTGTCATCAACAGGTGTAAATATTCTTTCAAACCATCTTCAGTCAAACAGGTTGACCgttataaaaaaacaaattgcgaaggaaaaaatagtttcataaatttcaatcGTCCTCTTCAAAGCCAGTGCTCCTCGCCCAAGAAATTACCTAACAATCTAGCAGGCAGATCTGATTcccaaaaatatcatttaaCTCTCAAAAATATACTAACAACAAGTCAATCGGCCCCTAAAAATATCTTCCAGTCGACTGATAAGTCAATAGTGTATCTTAACAGTTCAACTAGTTCCTCTCAGCCTCATCTGAATCTTGAAGAATTCGGTTCGAAAAGTTCTTTAGAGCCAAGGAAAAAAACTTCCATAATTAATGTTACTTCCACTTCGAGTGtgaaagatgacaaaaataGTACTAGTCCAAGACTTCTTTATGTCTCTCGCAGAAAATTAATTCGCAAGCAACCCACACCAAGGATCTCTCAACAAGTGAATAAACTCCTAATTTTCAATAGTAAGTTTTCTCTTAGAAATGTCAATCCAACTCAGTCTAAATGCAGCTCCCCATCTACTTACAAAATACATTTCAAACCTAGCCGAACGAGTTCTGATGTCATAAATAAACGAATGATTCAGCGCCAAATGATAAATCGGTACAAATTGTCAAATGTTCAGCACAGTCAAGTAAAAACTCCAAAAAGTCATTCTTCTGCACAATCTTTAGACAAACCGTCTCACAGcaaatacaaaaaaatcaattcacCAAGAGTAAGAAGGCATTCTGTGATGAAAAATGGAAGTTTCTCGTTTGTTTCAATAgggaaaacaaaattaataagAAAGTCTACTTTGGACCAAAAGCGAAGCCATCGTACAAATATTAGCTGCCGCGCGGAAGCAACAAGTAATAATCTCAAATCCTCACGCAAATCTACATCAAAATATAGTAAAATTAATCATcataaattttcatggaaagcCTGTGAATATGGCAAAAGTGTCAAAAATGTAAGTAATAATCTAGTCGCAATCGGAAAAACTAAATTGATCAGGCAGTCTCTATTGCATCATCAAAGACAGGCAAACAAATGTAGTAAAACATTGACCAATATAGCTGCTGCCTCAGtaatacagaaaaaattaagaaagctGCGCAAATCCCAGCCAGAAAATGGCCGAAGCAAGAAGATTCAACGAGCAGTCCACTTGAGCAaacttaaattgaaaaatgtgtcCTCTACTGCTGGAAATAATAG TCTGACCAGAAGGAGAATAGCTTTAAGACGCAAGAATAATACTCCATGTGAAAATTACCACAAGTATGGTAGATGCAAAATGTTCCTTGCCGGAAAGTGCCTGAAGTTACATGACAAGAAATATGTCGCAATATGTCAAGC TTTTATTCAAGGTGCTTGTAAAAATGATAAATGTCTGTTATCACATGATACTATTCCTCAGAAAATGCCCACGTGTCTACATTTCCTGCAGGGTGCCTGTTCTCGAAATAACTGTCTTTACCCCCACGTCAAGCTCAGTTCCAAAGCACCAATTTGCCGTGATTTTGTACGAGGATTCTGCCCTCTTGGATTAGAG tgtgataaaTTGCATGTGCTACTATGTCCAGAGTTAGAGAAAGATGGCGTTTGCTCAAACAAGGCAAATTGTAAATTTGCCCACCGCAAAAAGGtgcataaaaagaaaattaatctgGACAAATTGCCTGAGGAAGACAATTCAACCACTGCTGCAACGGCTCAACttccaaaaatcgaagactcaCCCTCAACAGAATCTGAAATGAATGATGAACCTTCAAGGCGATATTTCAGCACCAGCTCtgaaaaagaacttaaatcTTTTATCCCCCAACGCCCTAAGTTGGGGACTTTACCTTCATTTATACCTTTAAGCTCATGTGATTCTTAA